ATTCATTctgattaattcaattaatctcTTGTGATTGAGTGTACCCTGCTAATAAAGCCTGAAATTTGTGTTGGTACTCTTCCAAGCTGCTAGTTTGTTTCAAGTAGGCCAATTCACCTAAAGAATTGCTTCTTAGTGAAGGTCCAATGCGTTAGTGACAATAATTTTTAAAGGTGTTCCAAGTTAATCATGGTTCTTCCTGTTCTAATTTGAAATCCATAATTGAACCTCTCCATTCATGTAGAATGCCGTGAGTCCCACTTTGCCGACTTCTGCTATTTTTTTAttgtggaaaaaattatcacaacAGTTCAGCCACCCCAATAGATCCTCTGTGCCATCATAAGTAGGAAAGTCCACCTTAGTATAGCATGGTACTACTGTAAGACCAAGTTTAACCTCAACTCGATCTTCAGTTCTCTTTGAAAAATTTGATTGGTTGTTGCTGTTTGTTCCCATTTCAAACTCTCAGTCCTTCCTCTGTTCAACCTCTTGAGCCAAAGTTAATTGCTTAGCTATGGTCTCAAGTAATCCTCGAATCTCTCTTTGTTCCTAACACTACTATTGGTAACATTCTTCAAAAGTTGATGTCTCAAGTAATCGTCGAATCTCTCTTTGTACACTACTGTTGGTTCTTCAAAAGTTGATGTGGGATTCTAAATTTTGCTGTAGATTATTTTGATCTCCCATGACGCTAGACTTTGATAACAAGTTGTTACGGTCCCGAGTTATGAATCGCGTCACGAAATGGTTGATAGAAAAGGAGTTCGTTAAATGGAGCTCTCAAACTCGTTAATGAGAGAGTCTTAGATCCCACAAGTTTaagaataaattcaatttatattatttctgaTTTTCCAGcaatatatatagaaaatagTGGGTTACTGTTTAACACAATTCTACTCAATTCTACTGAGATAGGAGTCCTAAGAGATAAGAAAACAAAGAGATAAGATAAAACAATTTAATCCTAAAATAAAGAATAAGGCAATCTAatcctaaaataaataaaatacttaGAAATCTAAtcctaaaataaatcaaatactaGAAAAGAGTCCATAACATATACACACTTAAAACAAAGCATCTTTCACATCTAGGCAGATTATAATATCAAAAGATTTCACCGACAATAACACCAACCATTAGTAATGTCCTTCTAGAACTATATTTACTAACAGCAGTGCAAGaccaaaaaatatattaatttgaaaCATTGCCAATCCTTTGCAGTAATCAAGTCAGCATTGGCAACAGTCATCTTCACAAATGATCTAGATTTACATATCCAGTAAATAGCAAAGAATAATGAAAGATTCCCATCTGATCCAGTTATCTAGAATACCCAAAAGGAAACCAAGACTTAATTACCTTTGTCAAGCACTTGGCAAAATACATAGGATGGATCCAGCTGGAAGTATCTGGCATCCCCCAATCAACTGGAACATCAGACATTTCAGGCTCCACTATCTATTAGAAGGCCATGGAAAGTGATATGTGAAATCGCTAAGTTACAAAGTACAGCCTAGAAAGAGAGAGAAGTGATTACCAACCTCAAAGTAGTCATCATCAAATGGAATATCGTCTACACTGCTGACATCAAAAACATCATACTCACTGGCTACCCTTTTATTCTCATACATCGGAATATCTATCCCAATCAAACAATTCTGCACATAAGGCGGTGATAGTTAGAAAAGCAACAACTAGAGATATAGCAAAAAAGCTGAAAATTACATGCATAGTCTTACTGATGATCATCATATGTAAAAGtagtaaagaaaaaatttattgtaaAGGTTGCCAATTGCTGTTGAAAATACAAAACAGCTAACACATGCCATGTACCCTAGTATCTATGTAAATTAATATCTGCCAAATAGAGAGATCCACTTTCAAATTAGATAGGTAAACATTGTTTCTCTGACAGTCTGGGCTTTTTCAGAAACCTTTTTATGCCTCAGATAACAGGTCATGCAATGATTATTTTCATTGTCTATGTAATAATGTGTTCCTTAACATTTCCCAGGTCATAATTACAGATTCAGCAGACATCCTTACAATTTAAACTGTTCATTGGGTGTATCTGGACAAAAAAATGAATGCCTCTATAAGGATCTGCTATTTTGGATGCTTGAAACAATTATTACAGTACACAAGTATTTAAATGAAGTCTATGTATAAACATTAAGATTATTGGAAGCTTGAAACAATTATTACAAGTATTTCAATGAAGTCTATGTATAAACATTAAGATTATGTCCTAAGCTCTCTCATGTAGAAGTGTAAAAAATGAATACTATATTCAGGTGAAATCCAGAGACAAATAAACATGGCTCAACAGCCTTTGAAAGCACTCAACAGCATACTGATAATGTTCTACAAATGGCCAATAAtgagataaaattaattattcccAGATTCCAGAGCTGCATCAATTCTtcttgttgaatcccacatcgattgTGGAAAGGAGTAATGTGTCCCTTACATGGGCCATGGCATAGGTATtcctccccttgagctagcttttggggtgagttaggcttgacccaaatttaacatggtatcagggCCTCCCATAACtatgtcacgcaccagtaaaattctgagcatgagggggtgtgttgaatcccacatcggttgtggaaaggggtaatatgCCCCTTATATGAGCTATAGACACTCCTCCCctttgagctagtttttaggtaagttaggcctgacccaaatttaatatggtatcagagcctccccatccgatgttgggcctctcataaatatgtcacgcaccagtaaaattctgaACGTGAGGAAGGTGTGTTGAATCTCACATTAGTTGTGGAAAGAGGTAACGttccccttatatgggccataggcactcctcccccttgagctaactTTTAGGGTGAGTTAGACCTGACctaaatttaatatggtatcagagcctcccatcCGATATTAGGcctcccataaatatgtcaTACACCAGTAAAATTATGGGCGTGAAGGGGGTGTGCTGAATCCcatatcggttgtggaaaggggtaatgtaccccttatatgggtcataggcactcctccccttgagctagcttttgaagTGAATTAGGCCTGCCCCAAATTTAACACTTCTCATACAGTTCTGTCTTTCAAAATTTTGTCCACAGTTAAGCCTTTAAATGAAAAACGAATTTGCATTCACCTCTCATCAAATCTTTGAAATAAACATCTTGAACAAGTTATATAAACATTAAAACACAATTTATTGTGGATGATAAcccataaattattaaaaacagaaaCATATGGAAAACACAAGCAATACATACAAGGTAATAGTTATGAACTAGTTTCAACTAGTAAACTATGgttagattatattatatttcaaaagGAACTTCAGGAACCATCCAACTAGCTGGGGTTCTAAAGGTTTGACTTTTTGATACCCAAGGTCTTCCAAAACTTGCAGTTCCTGCAATTTGTACAATAATACTGCTAAAATGTATTACTTTCAGCCAGGGATAACACTTCAAAAAACAAGTATGTCCTCACCACAGGATTACTAGCTCCAGGATCTTGTAAGATGTTTTTGTCatcaaaaatttgaaaaaatatatctgaaaagaaaattgaaaataaaatgattaggtcaaatcaagttaatatcattaaaaattatcCTTTACGAACAATACAACCAGAACAGACCTCCATAATCATCAATTACATATTGAAAATCTGCCCATGAAATTTGTTCATGTGGTTCACTGTGTATTGTTCCCGGAAACACCAGCAAAGCACTGTTGTTAGCCTAAGATACAATGAAATGCACACCACACATTATTACAAAGAGAATGACTTATTAAGCCAAGGCTAAGtaaattcaaaattataattctCACAGCCATGAAATTATCCAAGCAAGCACCTCAACAGTTGTCCTAGCCATTTCAGCAGAGGTAAGCTGAGTTTCCCGGGTCCTTCTATTGACTTTGATATCTTCAAGTGGATGATAACTTCTCTCATTTGTGTAACTAGATGAATCAGGAACTGAATCAGAGTAATCTGCAGCAACAGAAACTTTCCAAAGGCAATGATCACGTCCCGCAGATGACCAATGGAATTGTGTTCCAAAATAAGGActactgtacctgcaacttaACATGAAAAACAAGACATTTTTTCCACGGAAATGTGTTGGGAAAGTAATCTATTACAAAGCAAGAATTGAGAACCTCATTAACAGCCCAGCCTTCTAAATGCAAATAACTGGGAACACAACTATTTAAGTATATTGGTCCTAACAGAAATTTGTGTGTAGCTCAAATCATTTACAAACGCCATCAGTTGAAAAGGGGAAACCTGAATCAATTCCATGCAATTTGAACATGATTTCCTACTTCCtatattagttataaaattatgaaacaaAACATGCCTTATGCTGGAACAATCAGAAGGTTTGCGACTGTCAATGGGAGATTTGATCCAAGTGCTTGTGACCCTATATGATGTTGAGCAAGAAAAACCATCTGCATGGCATAATTGACAGTGGGAATGACCTGAAATTAGGTTTGAGAAAAATGTTACAGGAAAATATCTTGAAATAAAGTATAATAAAGGTTTGAAAAGGTGAAGAAGCAGAGAAGAGATCATCAGCTCACCGAGCTGAGTTCCTAACTTATCAGGCACCATAGTTGAGTTAAATTCATATAAGAGTTTTCAAAAAGGTCAAAATGACTTTCCTATAAAACATGAAATTGAAATTGGTACTTCACTAATTCACAGAAAAATCTCTATCTCGCCTAGTTCCTCCATAATATTCCCAATATTTCCCCAATAATTACGAATTAGATTCTAAGAGAAAGAAAGTGCAATACACAGAAGGGGGCCGCAAAGTGAAGTTAAAATCAAAACCaaaatctgattttttttttttaagcattTCTAAAGCAGCTCAGCTTAAAAAGATACTAACAACAAACATTCAAACAAACTATTCTATATCTAAGATTTGTTCGTAGTTAAAATATCGCAGTCGCAATCAATAGCAATGCCTTTTTCAGCTAGGACTCACAAATTCAATCGAGGATTCCTTCAAGAAATTTCATTGTAGTAACCAAAAAATTCACGTTCAAGTAGAATCTCACACAAAAATCATGAACGGTTAAAAAATAGTTCCGTGATCAGCCACCAATAACTTTGCACTGAAATGGCTGCttcaatattttaataaaattccaaACAGAAATCTCTAAATCCAGCCTTTCTCAACGAAGAGTACTGAAATTAAGCAAAATATCAAAAGGGTTGtcctcaataacatcaaaaTACAAATGGGTATTTGACAAATTGATAAACATTCAAAAAATCAATTTGCATTCGTCAAAAGAAATAAACTAAAAGTAGAAACAACAAAAATAGGGAGAAAACAAAAAGGTGAGAGCTTTCAGAGACGATTACCTAAGGAGAGGGAAGAAGCAGCCGCGATCACCATGAGAGACTCAGTGCATgtgacagagagagagagagagagagagagactcaGATGCGGAGAATATGACAATCGAAGAGTGCGTTTGTGTGAGGTTTTAGTGTAATTACCCCATCAAAATCTCTGTCATAGCTACTCAGTGCTGGGGAATTGTTACATGGGCTTTCTGAACcactaatttatttcttttcttttcttctttttattttttttttttttaaaactttctgttttttatctaaaaaaatagatatttgAACTAAGGTGCGTCTGTTTtcattctaattttttattttttatttgataaaaaataaaaaataaaaaaaattgttcaaTACTTTGTATtgtatttttactatttattagaaaaagcttttgaaataaaaaaattagaaatattaatttttttacacattatatcaaattctttttttttcaacttttatcatgttattattaataatttcaaaattttatttttatttatcaaattaattttttaaaatacacatttatttaattaattaataaaatataattttattttattattataaaaaaatttactatttaatttttatagtgtaAATTAATTTCTCGACACATTAAagcatcttttaattttaaatagtttaataattaattatttttattaaatattttattatttaatcattatattataaaaaaatttattaattgattttttaattttataaatattttattaattatatttttaataaatttttaattttttataaaaaatttaaatttaaattttaataaatgtacattaattattctattaatttaacaattaaatattttattttttaaaaaattattatttaatccctcAATTATTAACTCAACATAGTTAAAGGGAATTTTGGAATTGACGAACAAGTAATTTGGCTGCCAAGATTAACTCAACATAGTTACAAGGGAATTTTGGAATTTTAGAAGAATTTAAGAAATCATGAGAGAGAGAAGGAATCTTGCAATTGCAATATTGTTCAAGCGGGTCAAAATAAGTAGGTAAACCCTCAATCTCGACATCAAATTATCCTTCTTCCACTTCTCTGttgggtgagcagtattcggttcaaattgaaaagtcaatcgaatcgaatcgatttaaaaatttgattcgattttttatatatttcagttcgattcggtttttaatttcaaaaatttcagtgatttcggttcgattccattttaatcaaaaaaaaatcgaaaaaactgaaccgaactgattagtaataataatatattttttcaataatatagagaaattaaatcatattaaaattaaaatattttaattaaattttaaaatactaaaaataaagtgtaaaaaataaaaaattattaaaattcgaaactgatcaaaccgaaccgaatcaaaccgaatcagatcggttcgatttaatttgatttttaaccaaaatcgattcgattcgatttttataaacactaaaattttaatttttgatttattcgattcggttcgattttaaaccgaaccgaccgaatgctcacccctacttctCTGGCATGCTCTCTTTAAGGTTAATTTCTCCAATTTTGTCTTTTTCCACTTCTTTGGCATTATATCTTTAGGGTTAATTTCTCCAATTTTGTTCTTTCACAATCTCATCGTAAGCTTACTCTTTATTGGGTCTATTTCCCCCTCAGGTTATAAAGTTGTGTGTTTCTTgaataaacaatttttttttttttttttttgcagaaaTCCAAACTTTTGTGCTTAATTTTCAAGATTTTCCATTTATAAGGCCTTACTGATTGATGGCAAGCATCGTGTCTTGATCTCATGATGGGTTGAATtcaattttttgtttaattaaaaagaaaattaaaagttcagaagaaatttattttgttttgacaACTAAAAATATAGCGGTATTTtcgatattaaaattttatttttatcggttcactaaaaaaaattctttaactAACAGGAAATATAAcagaaaaatcaaataattatatttataaataataagagatattttaattgagtttaaaaattataagaattaattaatgaattttttaaaaatttaaaaattatataataattttctctttatttttctttttcttttacttaTTAATGTCtgtgaaaaattattaattaatcctcaattttataaaaatatctattaattaatatttttatattgggagaattataaataattttataatatttaataattaaaattcaccgaaagattaattattatattatttaaaatctcaaaaatattataatgtattttttaaaattaattgatttattaatgagttttatgtattataaaaattaaataataattttttatttttataatctttaactactaaaattaataaaataactaattaataaattttttaaaaatttataaatattttaatgtattttttaaaattaaaagacttttttttatttttacactaaaaaaattgattgatcTAAATATCAATCAATGAGTTTTTCTATACCACATAGagttaatagtaattttttttcttattataaaatcatatactttgtaaaaataattattatttattttgatgtaCAACTATTTATGTAACAATccggaaatcggaccactatcgacactagggttcagatcgacttaaggtcgccggaacccgtaacaagcctactatacatcctgtacttCATAAAATCtatacatgatcacacgataTAACAAAAAACTTATACATTTCATGAATCAAGACTCggcctgtgcatgtatcaaactaaaaacataaactcatactagagccctcatcaaatgctccagtatagtAAGCaacacatgcctcaagcttagttcgaacataactcataaataaaatttttacataaagatcatgaaaataggGATTACAAGACAACTACTAGAGCAAAACACAATTTTAAAACCATAACAAATAATACATGTCTATATTTATGCTATTACAAAagactataccagcaactcaaCCGGCTTCCccaagctaactctgatcctgcaaacctagaGTTAGGGGAaatggataagctacaagagcctagtgagcagaacataaaaatagtgtaataaacatatgatcgaatgaaatgcgtcacaacacaaacaattcacataaagatggatttgtcaccagtagccctctaccaattccaatagtgtccggcccacgacgggtgctcattaggacttcctcttaaacatatcataacatattcataatgccagaggcgtagaatgggtctcaacctgaacttccatatacatcataacatatcatactcaagagctagtgggtcatccaacatccatctacaacaacagtaaattatgcaatgcatcatattcttgaaatctaatacaaacaacctaatacatatacatgacaattgtgatgcatgagcatgcttaaaaagtttgattcctTTAAAGTAATAgatcagttcagttctactcacctctagccgaCGCTCATCTAATACTGGGGCAGCTATCTCATTGCAagtctctacggtctcccaagtctgatcctacacagatggactcaatgagggaccaaacataacctttacaagactctaaacaactccccaaaaacccctaaggcataccaaaacatgtataTAAAGCAAGCAGAAAGAGgatgggcaggggactttcggtggcaagttcggcggccgaaggtccctcacaatCTGAAAGTTaaggactttcgggggcaggttcgacggcctaaaacccttcacagatctgaaagtcagggactttcgggggcaggttcggcggcctaaaccccttcacagattcgaaagttaatacttttgggggcagtttaggcggccaaaaggttgCCTCTACCTGCAGGtttagcggccgaacctgggttctccagcaaggcagaacccgattctgccctaagCACACAATCACCAAAAGCTTTGTTTCTCACACACACAGCTAAAAAAAACAACCATACATACTCAATACGCATAAGAGGCATCTAAGACTTAGCTAATCCCCATcatacaacaacaacaacacaagaGGAAACATtcatcatcaaccctaacccaAACCCTAAACTTTAGATTTAACAATTTGTATGCATTAATAACCCTTAAACCCCTTTAAATCTTTCAGTAACAAGAGAAAAGCAAAGATTTGAACTTACCTCTTTGAGACACAAAGGCGACAGccacccaaacttggagatgagagaaaacgatctcctgaggtctccaaggtttaaaactctagatttgaactcaaatcttcaaaaataaggggaagctcATGAATTCTTGGAGAAATTTGAAGAAATTCCAGCAAAAACATCAAAGAAAGGGCCTGGACTTACCTCTGCCCGACAATGGAGAGGaagctctctcattttcgggttgaaggcctcttataggcgACTGGAGGAACCACCTTCAGTGGCCGAACCTTgaaagttcggcagccgaacctgaggatTTCTctataactcttttatttcctAAACAAAATTCCAaacaataaaactaaaaattcattttatgaaaactttattttacccttgTAAATATTCTAGTTTCGACATTCTGGATTCCGACGGAAATTTCGTCGGAAAGTGAGAATTCCGACGCTGGAGTTTAGCGGGATATTACaatttacaaattatttttatttttattttattattaaatattatatttaaaaaaatattttactaccGATtcctatataaaaatttataaatttatttttatagaaacggttttaagaaaataacttttaaGAGATAAatagcaaaaattaaaattttatattatgaaacGCACCCTAagatttagtattttttaataaaaaataatttaatacttaaattttCATCTTTACTACTAAAAATAGTCATTTGTTAAATTACCATTAATTAGAAAACCTAATTTAAAATcata
This sequence is a window from Manihot esculenta cultivar AM560-2 chromosome 4, M.esculenta_v8, whole genome shotgun sequence. Protein-coding genes within it:
- the LOC110613814 gene encoding uncharacterized protein At3g49140 isoform X6, which produces MVIAAASSLSLGHSHCQLCHADGFSCSTSYRVTSTWIKSPIDSRKPSDCSSISCRYSSPYFGTQFHWSSAGRDHCLWKVSVAADYSDSVPDSSSYTNERSYHPLEDIKVNRRTRETQLTSAEMARTTVEANNSALLVFPGTIHSEPHEQISWADFQYVIDDYGDIFFQIFDVSSVDDIPFDDDYFEIVEPEMSDVPVDWGMPDTSSWIHPMYFAKCLTKAIDMEYDRKMDNPSNGVSIVGCLRPAFADEESYLRRLFHFEDNDEYYSNWKDAEILSFSPKTNGSRTSSTIYRLEIMRIELFSVYGIQSAIGLEDFQDAEPDILAHSTSAILEHFSEKGIRCNAALKALCKRKGLPAEGASLIGVDSLGIDVRIFCGVEVRTHRFPFKVRATCEAAAEKQIQQLLFPRSRRKKFRSHADGLRDS
- the LOC110613814 gene encoding uncharacterized protein At3g49140 isoform X2, which translates into the protein MVIAAASSLSLGHSHCQLCHADGFSCSTSYRVTSTWIKSPIDSRKPSDCSSIRYSSPYFGTQFHWSSAGRDHCLWKVSVAADYSDSVPDSSSYTNERSYHPLEDIKVNRRTRETQLTSAEMARTTVEANNSALLVFPGTIHSEPHEQISWADFQYVIDDYGDIFFQIFDDKNILQDPGASNPVNCLIGIDIPMYENKRVASEYDVFDVSSVDDIPFDDDYFEIVEPEMSDVPVDWGMPDTSSWIHPMYFAKCLTKAIDMEYDRKMDNPSNGVSIVGCLRPAFADEESYLRRLFHFEDNDEYYSNWKDAEILSFSPKTNGSRTSSTIYRLEIMRIELFSVYGIQSAIGLEDFQDAEPDILAHSTSAILEHFSEKGIRCNAALKALCKRKGLPAEGASLIGVDSLGIDVRIFCGVEVRTHRFPFKVRATCEAAAEKQIQQLLFPRSRRKKFRSHADGLRDS
- the LOC110613814 gene encoding uncharacterized protein At3g49140 isoform X4, giving the protein MVIAAASSLSLDGFSCSTSYRVTSTWIKSPIDSRKPSDCSSIRYSSPYFGTQFHWSSAGRDHCLWKVSVAADYSDSVPDSSSYTNERSYHPLEDIKVNRRTRETQLTSAEMARTTVEANNSALLVFPGTIHSEPHEQISWADFQYVIDDYGDIFFQIFDDKNILQDPGASNPVNCLIGIDIPMYENKRVASEYDVFDVSSVDDIPFDDDYFEIVEPEMSDVPVDWGMPDTSSWIHPMYFAKCLTKAIDMEYDRKMDNPSNGVSIVGCLRPAFADEESYLRRLFHFEDNDEYYSNWKDAEILSFSPKTNGSRTSSTIYRLEIMRIELFSVYGIQSAIGLEDFQDAEPDILAHSTSAILEHFSEKGIRCNAALKALCKRKGLPAEGASLIGVDSLGIDVRIFCGVEVRTHRFPFKVRATCEAAAEKQIQQLLFPRSRRKKFRSHADGLRDS
- the LOC110613814 gene encoding uncharacterized protein At3g49140 isoform X3 codes for the protein MVIAAASSLSLDGFSCSTSYRVTSTWIKSPIDSRKPSDCSSISCRYSSPYFGTQFHWSSAGRDHCLWKVSVAADYSDSVPDSSSYTNERSYHPLEDIKVNRRTRETQLTSAEMARTTVEANNSALLVFPGTIHSEPHEQISWADFQYVIDDYGDIFFQIFDDKNILQDPGASNPVNCLIGIDIPMYENKRVASEYDVFDVSSVDDIPFDDDYFEIVEPEMSDVPVDWGMPDTSSWIHPMYFAKCLTKAIDMEYDRKMDNPSNGVSIVGCLRPAFADEESYLRRLFHFEDNDEYYSNWKDAEILSFSPKTNGSRTSSTIYRLEIMRIELFSVYGIQSAIGLEDFQDAEPDILAHSTSAILEHFSEKGIRCNAALKALCKRKGLPAEGASLIGVDSLGIDVRIFCGVEVRTHRFPFKVRATCEAAAEKQIQQLLFPRSRRKKFRSHADGLRDS
- the LOC110613814 gene encoding uncharacterized protein At3g49140 isoform X5 encodes the protein MVIAAASSLSLGHSHCQLCHADGFSCSTSYRVTSTWIKSPIDSRKPSDCSSISCRYSSPYFGTQFHWSSAGRDHCLWKVSVAADYSDSVPDSSSYTNERSYHPLEDIKVNRRTRETQLTSAEMARTTVEANNSALLVFPGTIHSEPHEQISWADFQYVIDDYGDIFFQIFDDKNILQDPGASNPVNCLIGIDIPMYENKRVASEYDVFDVSSVDDIPFDDDYFEIVEPEMSDVPVDWGMPDTSSWIHPMYFAKCLTKAIDMEYDRKMDNPSNGVSIVGCLRPAFADEESYLRRLFHFEDNDEYYSNWKDAEILSFSPKTNGSRTSSTIYRLEIMRIELFSVYGIQSAIGLEDFQDAEPDILAHSTSAILEHFSEKGIRCNAALKALCKRKGLPAEGASLIGVDSLGIDVRIFCGVEVRTHRFPFKVRKLNSIHRCYNYNNTIQTFT
- the LOC110613814 gene encoding uncharacterized protein At3g49140 isoform X1, which encodes MVIAAASSLSLGHSHCQLCHADGFSCSTSYRVTSTWIKSPIDSRKPSDCSSISCRYSSPYFGTQFHWSSAGRDHCLWKVSVAADYSDSVPDSSSYTNERSYHPLEDIKVNRRTRETQLTSAEMARTTVEANNSALLVFPGTIHSEPHEQISWADFQYVIDDYGDIFFQIFDDKNILQDPGASNPVNCLIGIDIPMYENKRVASEYDVFDVSSVDDIPFDDDYFEIVEPEMSDVPVDWGMPDTSSWIHPMYFAKCLTKAIDMEYDRKMDNPSNGVSIVGCLRPAFADEESYLRRLFHFEDNDEYYSNWKDAEILSFSPKTNGSRTSSTIYRLEIMRIELFSVYGIQSAIGLEDFQDAEPDILAHSTSAILEHFSEKGIRCNAALKALCKRKGLPAEGASLIGVDSLGIDVRIFCGVEVRTHRFPFKVRATCEAAAEKQIQQLLFPRSRRKKFRSHADGLRDS